A portion of the Sulfurospirillum diekertiae genome contains these proteins:
- the amrS gene encoding AmmeMemoRadiSam system radical SAM enzyme — MHYFKTEGSRLVCLLCAHYCHLKEGQIGICGVNQNVDGTIKNLVYGHPVAMHIDPVEKKPLYHFLPDTRAFSIGTIGCNFKCPFCQNWSISQEKSLHVKEYFAPQQIIEMALKYECASIAYTYNEPTIFYPYAKDIAILAHEKGMKNIFVTNGFESSEVIDDMVGIIDAANIDLKSFNHDYYKKELGGGLETILENLKHFKRNGIWIEVTTLIVPTKNDSDEELNSIASFIAKELGEQTPWHISAFHPDYHEQGLPSTSIETLKRAETLGKNAGLKHIYIGNVGLENPTRCVTCNAVLITRKRFEVTENYLVDGCCPKCNTKLTGVFDE; from the coding sequence ATGCACTATTTTAAGACTGAAGGCTCACGTCTTGTTTGCTTACTCTGTGCGCACTACTGTCATCTAAAAGAGGGACAAATAGGCATCTGCGGTGTCAATCAAAATGTCGATGGAACTATCAAAAACCTTGTCTATGGTCATCCCGTAGCCATGCACATTGATCCTGTTGAGAAAAAACCGCTCTACCACTTTTTGCCCGACACCAGAGCCTTTTCGATCGGAACGATTGGTTGTAATTTCAAATGTCCTTTTTGTCAAAACTGGAGTATTTCGCAAGAAAAATCTTTACATGTAAAAGAGTATTTTGCCCCTCAACAGATTATCGAAATGGCACTCAAATACGAATGTGCCTCCATCGCCTACACGTATAACGAACCCACCATCTTCTATCCCTATGCTAAAGATATCGCGATTTTGGCTCATGAAAAAGGAATGAAAAATATCTTCGTTACCAATGGTTTTGAATCCAGCGAAGTGATTGATGATATGGTAGGCATCATTGATGCGGCGAATATTGATCTCAAATCCTTTAACCATGACTACTACAAAAAAGAGCTCGGAGGAGGGCTTGAAACCATCTTGGAAAACCTTAAGCATTTCAAGCGTAATGGCATCTGGATCGAGGTTACCACACTTATCGTCCCCACCAAAAATGACTCGGATGAGGAATTGAATTCTATTGCTTCCTTTATTGCTAAAGAGTTAGGTGAACAAACGCCATGGCATATCAGTGCTTTTCATCCTGACTACCATGAGCAAGGGCTTCCTTCAACTTCCATTGAAACGCTTAAACGTGCCGAAACACTTGGCAAAAATGCAGGACTTAAACATATCTATATTGGAAATGTCGGGCTTGAAAACCCTACGAGATGCGTTACATGTAATGCTGTTTTGATCACACGAAAACGCTTTGAAGTGACGGAAAACTATCTCGTAGATGGATGCTGCCCAAAATGCAATACTAAACTCACAGGAGTTTTTGATGAATAA
- a CDS encoding AraC family transcriptional regulator gives MNDTAFENIADSTSIFSYHFHDTYTIGLTHHGMFTSHYEHKIIRAYERTARIINPGEIHGGDSCAWQYTNFYPSAEILSNLYEQMYGEKKMPIFEKHIVEDDELFRRLATFFQAVYSNAEPLFLESKLIDALSYLIAHYTHKAALYPFTCKDPKGMSIAVEYIHDNIASDISLDALAGTANVSKYHFLRLFKNHTGLTPHQYIIAERICKAKNLVLEGESLSLAALQAGFSDQSHFIRSFRKIYGYSPKTLFQKSNFILYK, from the coding sequence TTGAACGACACAGCATTTGAAAATATCGCTGATTCGACCAGTATTTTCTCCTACCATTTTCACGACACATATACGATTGGGCTCACGCACCATGGCATGTTTACGTCACATTATGAGCATAAAATTATCCGAGCCTATGAGCGTACGGCTCGCATTATCAACCCAGGTGAAATTCATGGTGGAGATTCTTGCGCGTGGCAATATACCAACTTTTATCCTAGTGCTGAGATTTTAAGTAACTTATACGAGCAGATGTACGGTGAAAAAAAGATGCCGATTTTTGAGAAACATATCGTGGAAGATGACGAACTTTTTAGACGGTTGGCTACCTTTTTTCAAGCAGTCTATTCCAATGCGGAGCCACTCTTCTTAGAGTCAAAACTGATTGATGCGCTCTCTTATCTTATTGCGCATTACACGCATAAAGCAGCGCTATATCCTTTTACATGTAAAGATCCCAAAGGGATGTCTATAGCGGTGGAGTACATTCATGACAACATCGCTTCAGACATCAGTTTAGATGCGCTTGCGGGGACTGCGAACGTGAGTAAGTACCATTTTCTCAGGCTTTTTAAAAACCATACAGGGCTGACCCCGCACCAATACATCATCGCTGAGCGTATCTGCAAAGCTAAGAACCTTGTGCTTGAGGGTGAATCATTAAGCCTTGCCGCATTGCAAGCAGGGTTTAGCGATCAGTCGCATTTTATCCGCTCGTTTCGCAAAATTTACGGCTATTCGCCTAAAACGTTGTTTCAAAAAAGCAATTTTATTCTATATAAATAA
- a CDS encoding DMT family transporter, giving the protein MTQKNIFFFLLFFAMVAWGGSWVNVKILGHYVSAFEMIFLRFGITAITMVPIIVWLKHSFKIDLKSFGLVVLAALALIFYNKYYYLGTKFGTASLGGAMVTTMIPILTFIFLALMGVKKVSSKDLFALGLGAVGVLTMLHIWTFDLAHILVIHNLYFLLAAILWAVLTIVSSKSTKISPIVFTFYMYIVTVVLDLIFFVDVSAIPYASFDGIFWLNTLLISLAASTFANTIFFLGIEKLGAAEVSSFVFLVPFSAIILSAVFLGEKVDLFIIIGTVLTLYAVKLLNNITILKRRRKNV; this is encoded by the coding sequence ATGACACAGAAAAATATTTTCTTTTTTTTACTTTTCTTCGCAATGGTCGCATGGGGTGGCTCGTGGGTCAATGTGAAAATTTTAGGACACTATGTCAGCGCTTTTGAGATGATCTTTTTGCGTTTTGGCATTACGGCGATTACGATGGTTCCCATCATTGTGTGGTTGAAGCACTCGTTCAAAATCGACCTTAAAAGCTTTGGTTTGGTTGTATTGGCAGCATTAGCGTTGATTTTTTACAACAAGTATTATTACCTTGGAACAAAATTTGGTACCGCTTCTTTGGGTGGCGCGATGGTGACAACGATGATCCCGATTTTAACGTTTATTTTTTTGGCGTTGATGGGCGTTAAAAAAGTCAGTTCCAAAGACCTGTTTGCACTGGGGTTAGGTGCGGTGGGTGTGTTAACGATGCTTCATATTTGGACGTTTGATCTGGCCCATATTTTGGTGATTCACAATTTGTATTTTTTATTGGCGGCTATTTTGTGGGCGGTTTTGACGATTGTCAGTTCCAAATCGACTAAGATTTCACCGATTGTTTTTACCTTTTACATGTACATCGTCACCGTTGTGCTGGACTTAATTTTCTTTGTGGATGTTAGCGCGATACCGTATGCCTCGTTTGATGGTATTTTTTGGCTCAACACGCTGTTGATTTCCCTCGCAGCCTCCACCTTTGCCAATACGATCTTTTTCTTAGGCATTGAAAAATTAGGCGCTGCCGAGGTGAGTTCGTTCGTCTTTTTGGTACCGTTCTCAGCGATCATTTTAAGTGCTGTTTTCTTAGGTGAGAAGGTCGATCTCTTCATCATCATTGGAACGGTTTTAACGCTTTATGCGGTCAAGCTACTCAATAACATTACAATTTTAAAGCGACGCCGAAAAAACGTTTAA
- a CDS encoding YqiA/YcfP family alpha/beta fold hydrolase codes for MIIYIHGFGSSGEASKAKLLRAYCQENKIHFIAPSLPTIPDLAIKTLSELIESYQDNEPVYLMGSSLGGYYALYLSDKYNLKAVLINPAVNAPETLERAIGHGVNYYDNSTYEWNASHLEMLESYEIEEPNLENLLVLLQKGDEVLDYEEAFDFLEGAKMVVEEGGTHSFEGLERHLESIKRFFGVALKL; via the coding sequence ATGATTATCTACATTCACGGATTTGGCTCGAGCGGAGAGGCAAGTAAAGCGAAACTGCTTCGTGCTTATTGTCAAGAAAACAAGATTCATTTCATTGCACCATCCTTGCCTACGATTCCTGATCTTGCCATTAAAACACTCAGCGAACTTATCGAATCTTATCAGGACAATGAGCCTGTATACCTTATGGGTTCATCACTGGGTGGGTATTATGCACTGTATCTGAGCGATAAATACAATCTTAAAGCCGTGCTCATTAATCCTGCGGTCAATGCGCCTGAGACGTTGGAGCGCGCCATCGGACATGGAGTGAATTATTACGACAACTCAACATATGAATGGAATGCGTCGCACCTTGAAATGTTAGAGAGCTATGAGATTGAAGAGCCTAACCTTGAAAACCTGCTTGTCTTACTTCAAAAAGGCGATGAGGTTTTAGACTATGAAGAGGCATTTGATTTTTTAGAGGGCGCGAAGATGGTTGTGGAAGAGGGTGGCACTCACAGCTTTGAGGGACTTGAGCGCCACTTAGAGAGCATTAAACGTTTTTTCGGCGTCGCTTTAAAATTGTAA
- a CDS encoding DUF6622 family protein, giving the protein MALAILTHTPLWVYLLFGVLLILGWMQSRDRKVSYVRAFMLPCMMIIFSIYGIASAFGMSIGVISWSLGMMVMMALGIRIRAFYNVVFMEEYNSFAIKGSWLWLALMMVIFWLKFAISVAFARELAIVFEPWFILSVSLCYGLLSGIFLVRMVILWKIKSLHVKTI; this is encoded by the coding sequence ATGGCGCTTGCAATTTTAACGCATACTCCCTTGTGGGTTTATCTGCTCTTTGGTGTGTTACTCATTTTAGGTTGGATGCAAAGTCGTGATCGTAAGGTTTCTTATGTGCGTGCGTTTATGCTGCCTTGTATGATGATAATCTTCTCCATATATGGTATTGCCTCAGCATTTGGCATGAGTATTGGGGTTATATCATGGAGTCTAGGAATGATGGTGATGATGGCACTAGGAATTCGTATAAGAGCTTTTTACAATGTGGTTTTCATGGAAGAATATAACTCGTTTGCGATTAAGGGGAGTTGGCTTTGGTTAGCTTTGATGATGGTCATTTTTTGGCTTAAATTTGCAATAAGTGTAGCGTTTGCTAGAGAATTAGCCATTGTTTTCGAGCCATGGTTTATTTTGAGTGTTAGTTTGTGCTATGGGCTACTCAGTGGTATTTTTTTAGTGCGCATGGTTATTTTGTGGAAGATTAAAAGCTTACATGTAAAAACGATCTAA
- the amrA gene encoding AmmeMemoRadiSam system protein A, with protein MQNVLLEIAKQAISDSFNHTSTLNPKALVQAHPEFSTPKATFVTLTLDGQLRGCIGSLIAHRPLLDDLIHNAKAAAFDDPRFYPLSPEEFLHVKIEISLLSEPQPILYENIDDLKSKVTVGMDGIILQKGSRKATFLPQVWEQLPTFELFFSHLCQKAGLAPDCLESHPEIWYYRVEKVK; from the coding sequence GTGCAAAACGTACTCTTAGAAATTGCCAAACAGGCGATCAGTGACAGCTTTAACCATACATCCACTTTGAATCCAAAAGCTTTAGTGCAAGCACATCCTGAATTTTCAACTCCTAAAGCTACTTTTGTAACACTCACCCTTGATGGTCAACTGCGTGGCTGTATCGGCTCACTCATAGCCCATAGACCCCTTCTAGATGACCTTATACATAACGCCAAAGCAGCTGCTTTTGATGACCCGCGTTTCTATCCGCTCAGTCCCGAAGAGTTTTTACATGTAAAGATTGAAATCTCTCTTTTGAGTGAACCACAACCCATCCTATATGAAAATATCGACGACCTCAAAAGCAAAGTTACCGTGGGAATGGATGGCATTATTCTTCAAAAAGGATCTCGAAAAGCAACTTTTTTACCCCAAGTATGGGAGCAACTTCCAACCTTTGAACTCTTTTTTTCACATCTATGCCAAAAAGCGGGGTTAGCACCTGATTGCTTGGAAAGCCACCCTGAGATCTGGTATTACAGGGTTGAAAAGGTGAAATAA
- a CDS encoding heme-binding domain-containing protein, giving the protein MKKILFGVLGILIAIQFIRPNFNNPKVDEKIALQADENVMVVLKNACFDCHSNEVQYPWYHNVAPVSWVMAAHIDSGRRAINFSTWADTNADQRITRLKRAKQLISNGLMPKGSYALMHPKAHLDTKDKKTLEQFFDQQLEQLKKS; this is encoded by the coding sequence ATGAAAAAGATACTCTTTGGGGTACTGGGAATATTGATCGCTATTCAGTTTATAAGACCGAATTTTAACAATCCAAAAGTGGATGAAAAGATTGCACTTCAAGCGGATGAAAATGTGATGGTAGTTCTCAAAAATGCATGCTTTGACTGTCACTCCAATGAAGTACAGTACCCATGGTACCACAACGTCGCACCTGTTTCTTGGGTTATGGCAGCGCATATTGACAGCGGACGAAGAGCTATCAATTTTTCCACATGGGCGGATACGAATGCTGATCAAAGAATAACGAGACTCAAACGTGCAAAACAGCTGATTTCTAATGGATTAATGCCAAAGGGAAGCTATGCACTCATGCACCCCAAAGCACATTTAGATACCAAAGACAAAAAAACACTCGAACAATTTTTTGATCAGCAACTAGAACAACTCAAAAAAT
- a CDS encoding molybdopterin oxidoreductase family protein, translated as MEQMEIIDSVCTYCGVGCDIAANVKDNTIQSIFAHPDGVVSEGKLCIKGKYGFEFVNAPDRLRIPRIRKSFLAKNPKIHEAIALHVNELDETWCETTLDAATTAAAMKLTEIQAQYGQKSVCSIGGARTSCESSYLLQKFTRHTLNSPHVDNCARICHSPSLKGMRTTIGEGAATNPYNDIYQTEFMIVIGSNTTEAHPIISNRIVDMATKHDNLAVFDVREITLHRFAKYKGIIPHEANLLILNMMAYVIIAEELYDEDFLKDRTLGFDAFKEKILSDPFANPKYFENIVGYEHLSKLIPKVAREYALKKSMIFWGLGITEHIDGSYAVMAITHLSLMTGNIGKVGAGLMPLRGQNNVQGACDMGMLPYYAPDYQEPKEIGLMTPQLVEAMFEGRIKAVINMGEDLTHVHPNTNKVNAALNTLDFIFVQELFMTEIAKRADIVIGVKSAYEKTGVYVNAMRRLHLSQPLVKSDLPDDWEVIQMIENKLSGDYAYEDSKQIWDEVREVAHRRFSGASYNRLERHRVRGLQWPVHTEDTPVLHQLDFRTDDGYGRFHYHQYELRGMVQELSEKRLSGYHLTTGRTLAQYNNASQTSRCEKLNKRYDETVLLVNENDAADFSSEKVILKTQYGQSAPLVVKLTDKVQPKTLFCTFHHAKSKINNLFGDRCDELILTAAFKSIKVEVVNV; from the coding sequence ATGGAGCAGATGGAAATCATAGACAGTGTTTGTACCTATTGTGGTGTGGGCTGTGACATTGCCGCCAATGTTAAAGACAACACGATTCAAAGCATTTTTGCTCACCCTGATGGTGTGGTGTCTGAGGGAAAATTGTGTATCAAAGGCAAATACGGTTTTGAGTTTGTCAATGCACCCGATCGTCTTAGAATCCCTCGCATTCGTAAAAGTTTTCTAGCTAAAAATCCCAAAATTCACGAAGCAATCGCTTTACATGTAAACGAGTTGGATGAAACATGGTGTGAAACCACACTGGACGCTGCAACCACAGCGGCAGCGATGAAACTGACTGAAATTCAAGCACAATATGGGCAAAAAAGTGTCTGCTCCATTGGCGGCGCACGCACCTCATGTGAAAGCTCTTACCTGCTTCAAAAGTTCACCCGTCACACCCTAAACTCGCCACATGTCGATAACTGCGCGCGCATTTGCCACTCGCCAAGCCTTAAAGGCATGCGTACAACCATCGGAGAAGGTGCGGCGACCAATCCGTACAACGATATCTATCAGACAGAATTTATGATCGTGATTGGCTCCAATACCACTGAAGCCCATCCCATTATCTCCAATCGTATCGTCGACATGGCAACGAAGCATGACAATTTAGCCGTGTTTGATGTGCGCGAAATTACCTTGCACCGTTTTGCTAAGTACAAGGGCATTATTCCCCATGAAGCGAATTTACTCATTTTAAATATGATGGCGTATGTGATTATCGCAGAAGAGCTTTATGATGAGGATTTTTTGAAAGATCGTACGCTTGGATTTGACGCTTTTAAAGAGAAAATATTGAGCGATCCTTTTGCCAATCCAAAGTATTTTGAAAATATCGTAGGTTATGAACACTTAAGTAAATTGATCCCAAAAGTGGCACGTGAATATGCCTTGAAAAAGTCGATGATTTTCTGGGGTCTTGGCATTACAGAGCACATTGATGGCTCATACGCGGTCATGGCAATCACCCATCTTTCACTGATGACCGGCAATATAGGCAAAGTTGGAGCAGGTTTGATGCCACTTCGTGGACAAAATAATGTCCAAGGGGCGTGTGATATGGGGATGCTTCCTTACTATGCCCCCGACTATCAAGAACCTAAAGAGATCGGTTTGATGACACCGCAACTCGTGGAAGCAATGTTTGAGGGGCGCATTAAAGCCGTGATTAATATGGGTGAAGACCTGACGCATGTGCATCCCAATACGAATAAAGTCAACGCGGCACTGAATACACTGGATTTTATTTTCGTCCAAGAGCTTTTTATGACAGAAATCGCCAAACGTGCAGACATTGTGATTGGTGTAAAATCAGCGTATGAAAAAACAGGTGTGTATGTCAATGCGATGCGCCGTCTTCACCTCTCTCAACCGCTTGTGAAGTCTGATCTACCCGATGACTGGGAAGTCATCCAGATGATTGAGAATAAACTGAGCGGAGATTACGCTTATGAAGATTCCAAACAGATTTGGGATGAAGTGCGAGAAGTGGCACATAGACGTTTTTCAGGGGCAAGTTACAACAGGCTTGAGCGTCACCGCGTTCGTGGTCTCCAATGGCCTGTGCATACCGAGGATACCCCAGTGCTACATCAACTAGACTTTCGAACGGACGATGGCTACGGTAGATTTCATTACCACCAATACGAACTCAGAGGCATGGTTCAAGAACTGAGTGAAAAGCGACTTTCTGGTTATCATCTGACCACAGGCAGAACACTCGCGCAGTACAATAATGCTTCCCAAACCAGTCGTTGTGAAAAACTCAATAAACGGTATGATGAGACAGTTTTATTAGTCAATGAAAATGATGCGGCTGATTTTAGCAGTGAGAAGGTTATTTTAAAAACCCAGTATGGGCAAAGCGCGCCATTGGTGGTGAAATTGACAGACAAAGTGCAACCCAAAACGCTTTTTTGTACGTTTCATCATGCTAAATCAAAGATCAATAACCTTTTTGGCGACAGATGTGATGAGCTTATCTTAACGGCAGCATTTAAGTCGATAAAAGTGGAAGTGGTAAATGTTTAA